A stretch of DNA from Oncorhynchus keta strain PuntledgeMale-10-30-2019 chromosome 17, Oket_V2, whole genome shotgun sequence:
GgctgtagagagacagaaggagctGATGTCGTGACTTGGTAATACACGCTTGAAAACAGTGCATTCTGTGAGGAGGAGAAAAGGATGACAAGAGCCTTGGGGTGGCAGTGTATAAAAGAAAACAGGAGACGATACAGAATTTTATGGTGCAATAAGGCAAGGAAACAGTCAAGGAATACTCAAATAGAACAATAGACAACAGGCCCTAGATCAATAACACCAGCAACCAAAGAGCTGTGTAAAAACAACACTTGATCAAACAGAAATTAACATACCCCCTACTCATACTTTCAGTGACCTATGACCTCTCACCTTTGCATCGCGGATCATTGTGCAGGCAATCTCCTCTGTGCGTCGCACCTCTTCTGTGCTCAGAGCACCTTTGGCGGTGAAGTCAAAGCGCAGGCGGTCAGGAGCCACCAGGGAGCCACGCTGGTCAGCCTCTCCCAGGACCTCCCTCAGGGCAAAGTTCAGGATGTGGGTGGCAGTGTGGTTACTCATGATGGGCCTACGACGAgcctggggaggaggggggtttGGACAAGTAGAGATGTAATAACTTTTCAATATCAAGGCAGTTAAGAAAATATCATGAAATTGAGTCATTAAAATGTACTTTTGAGTGATGCATTACCTCATCCACATGCAGAATGACGTTATCTCCAACCTTCAGAGTGCCGTAAACCGTTCCTACATGCAGCACGTATCCACCCCGAACTTGAGTGTTCTTCACTGTGAACTCCATCCTCTGAGGAAGGGATGTggtgtgagagggagacagagaattACATTACAGTCATTGAGCAGAGGGACATAGAggagcaattaggattaagtgccttgctcaagggcacgttgacagaCATTCCACCGAgtggggatttgaaccagcgaccttccACCTACTGGCCttaacgctcttaaccgctaggctacctgctgccaacATTCATGTCTAATATGGCTTTTACAACTGGCCGGTCTGTCCTCTCTGTAGGTCCTTACATCATCTACAGAGTCGTCCTCCCTCAGCATGTAGCCCTCGTCGAAGCTTTGTCCTCCCTGCTCCGCATAGAACGAAGTCTTGTCCAGCAGAACCCCACACTCCTGCCCTGTTGTCACCTCATCCACAAAGGCACGCTCCCTCCTCAGAGCCAGCACCGTGCTCACAGCCTGCTCAAACACTGGGACAACCACAGAGAAATATACAGGGATTAAAACAGACAAGCAAGAAAGCGATTTGAATAAATACCAAGCAAACCATCTTTCTGAGTTGGTTAATAAAACTGAGCTGATTTTATTTGCATGTCTCACCATATTTGCCACTGTCGTCAGCACTGTAGCTGTACTTGAGTACGTCGTCAGTAGCAGCGATGCCTTTGTTGCGAAGGTCCTCGATGGCATAGATGTCCAGCATGATGTGGTCCTCATCCCCAGAGCCCTTCCCCTGGGACTTAACCTGAATGGGAGGGACATGGATGAGACAGCCCAATCCCCGTTCTATTTACATTGAATAAACGTTCAACTAACTTTACACCAATGATGAATCAGTCATTCATTATGTGGAAACATCATACTCATTATTTAGATAGGGCTAAACATGCCATTTGGCTTTCTGATATCATATGACCTTATTGAATTGATTTGGCCCTTCACTCAACATGGAATGGAACTTTAACACTGCAAGTAATGGAGCTGTAATGTATTGTAAATATTTATTTATCTAATAAGCAGAACAAGGCACTTGTCACTTACAGTGCAATACTGACTGAGAAATGCTGACAGAGGAAAGCATTCATGTCTGTAGACATTCACAAAGCAGTACATTTCCCACCTCCACAGGCAAATTCAAAAATCCACATCAACTCCATGCCAATCCAAGGCTCCATCTTTTCTACTGGTCACCATTTCTCTACTCTCACCTGGGCagccttcttctcctcctcaaaAGCAGCAACATCCACCATCATCCCCCTCTCTTCAGCAATTAGGGCAGTGAGATCCAGGGGGAAACCGTATGTGTCATACAGCAACCAGGCGGTGTCACCTTcacaaggagagaagagaaaaagggTTTTAAAAGAGCATTTTGTTTTGACAACAAGGTAAATGTTTCTAATTAATCCAATTTGCTAATGTAGCCCTTCAGTACCAGGGATGGTCTTGCTGTCTCCCAGACTCTGGATCTTTCTGTCCAGGATCTTTCGCCCCCTGCTGAGTGTCTTGAGGAACTGCTCCTCTTCCTCGTTGATGATGTCCTTTACCATGTCTGGGTCTTTCTTCAACTCAGGGAAGGCATCGCcctggagagggaaaggggatacctagtcagatgcaCAACTGAAATGcatcttccacatttaacccaacccattTAACCCAACCCAATTAGGTTGGTGCGGGTTGCTGCTCTAAATCACCGTCAACCGCcctgggagcagttgttgttgggagttaactgccttgctcaaggccaGAATGAAAGATTTTTCCACCTTCAAGGAGACAGCAGAGTAAAACAGGAAAGGAcgaagacagaaggagagatggtGAATAACATGAAGTGGGATGATGTTCTTACCAGGGACTCTACCACCACGTCAACTAGGGTAGCAAAGAAGCCTTTTTGAGCACCCAGCTTCTCGTGAGAGTACCTCACAGCACGACGCAGGATCCTCCTCAACACATATCTGAACACACAGAGGGAGAAGGTTAAAATGTGCACATTAAGAGATTGATGTTCACACAAACATAGGCCAAAGAGTCAGCCAGACAGTTAAAAGGACTCACCCTCTTCCTGTGTTGTCTGGCCTGCCCCCGTCAGAGAGGGCGATGGTGATGGTGCGGGCATGGTCAGCCAGGACACGGTAGGCCATGTCAATGCCATCTACGTCCTCAACACCAACCTTTCCTGTGTAGTCCCTGGCTCCTGTACCCTGTTCAGAACAACCACAATGGTACTGTCAGACAGGTCATTCAGAGCACCCAGAGAGTAATGGTAAATAGTGTTTGGTAGTGGTGCTTGCCTTCTGGATGGCCTGGAAGTAGGGGATGAAAAGGTCTGTGTCGTAGTTGGACATCTTATTCTGCAGCACAGAGACCAGACGCTCCAGACCCATGCCTGTATCAATGCTCTTCTTAGGTAGGGGCTTCAGCTCTGTCTCAGACTCCCTGGTGGGGGAGGAACAGGTTCAGCCAGATCCTTCATCTACGCACATGTGCATTACACAGGACTTGAATTAAACACAATATTCTTATTTGTTTCAGAAAACTAGGCGTGTCACTACTTTACAGGACATACATTTGAACGTAAAAAGATTCATCAAAATGtatggcagaaatgccttctggaacatgggAACTTTCATGTGCCTAAAAAAATGTGCCATcttaaatacgaatacaattgtaaAATTCGATGCCTAGTTGGTTTTGCCTTGGGGAAAAAAAACACCTGTCTcgggattacatcttcaaactaagggcaaccatggaatctgtgacagagagggagacgcgtacatccatgtatacaggtaagagagtctagctacattttgatATATTATGCTTCTCATTTTGTCAAAAGTTGTTTTAATttcaagttaaagcgtactgttagctagatagctaatgttagctggctgctcgctagctaacattacgtctATGATCtatgtagtaatattattcgtattgctagttatagcctaatttTAAGCTACCTGTAGATTCATAAAGTttggattatggttcattgtttagctagctacatgtctcaaccataaagactccactatgcaagtaaccatttcactgtacggtttacagcttctgtatcctgtgcatgggACAAAAAAAGAacgacctgcaccaaagtcaaattaggatataacGTTAGGCCAACGAGTGTCAAAAGGTTTTTTTTTTATTCTCAGGGAGAATGACCTGCTTTTATTTTGTCACACTCTCAACCGTAAGCTATTTTGTGTAATTAGCTTACAAATGAACTTGTAAATAATGATCGTTGGgtgagtagaggtcgaccgagtTTTCATAAAAATCGGAAATCATTTTTTGGGGGagccgatttaaaaaaaataaaaataaatccacctttatttaactaggcaagtcagttaagaacaaattcttattttcaatgacggcctaggaacggtgggctatctgccttgttcaggggcagaacgacagattttacgCGAAtacagtaagccaaggtaagttgctagctagtattaaacgtaccttataaaaaacaatcaaacgACTGTCGTTATTCCAAtgtgtacttaaccataaacatcaatgcctttcttaaaatcaatacacaagtatatattttaaatctgcatatttagctaaaagaaatccaggttagcaggcaatattaaccaggggaaattgtgtcacctcttgctttcattgcacgcagagtcagggtaaatGCAACactttgggcagcctggctcattgcgaactaatttgccagaattttacataattatgacataacattgaaggttgtgcaatgtaactgGAATATTTAAACTCatggatgccatccgttagataaaatacggaacggaataaacgttttgttttcgaggtgatagtttccggatttgacccaaggctcgtatttctgtgtgtttattatagttaagtctatgatttgatagagcagtctggctgaggggtggtaggcagcagcaggctcgtaatagtcaaaggtatatggtttAGAGATAAGTAGTCGACGCGTTATAAATCCTGTAATAACTTGCGGCTGAACTTGAAAGGGGTTCCTTCGTTATTTTACCtttcatgtcttccatagagaatgtcttgatctacttcaaataaggtctgtgtaTCGTGCATACTTAAACCGCCTCGGCGTTTTGATATCCGTGTAAATCTCACGAGGATAAGGTAACATTTGTCAACATATTTTCATAATTCCACTCCACAAAAACAATTGCTTATATTTAGTCAATATTGATCAGAGTTACCTTGTCCTATGGATATCTACACAGTTATAAAATTAGCAAGGTggtgtaagcctacacgaaacagaccttattttaagtgaATCTAAAAATATCCTGAATGAAGGAACCGCTTTTCAGATTTTGCTAGAAGGTAGTCAATTCTTACCATGCCCATTATTAAAATAGGATTTTCTGCATATAGAAATTACAGTTTTTGTTTTCAACATGCATCACAGGTAACTTTATCTATTTTTATTCAAACAGTTGAGAGTATGTCTCCTAAGCAGACTCTTCAGTATCATTGTCACTTCagagctgtatgtgtgtgtgttttacagatggCAGAGAAAGGCAGAGCACCAGTGTGGGACTATTACATGGAATTGGCACCAGGGAAAGCAAGGTGACTTATTTGTGATAAAGATGAAAGAATGGGGACAGCAACagctaaataaaaaaaataccaaCCTGGGGAATCACCTTAACACCTATAATATGCATTATactaagttaaaataagtgttcattcagtattgttgcaattgtcattattacaaaaatgtgtgtgtgtgtgtgtgtgtactgtatatataggccaattaatcggtatcggctttttttgtccTCCACTAATcgttatcggcgttgaaaaatcataatcggtcgacctctagttgggAGTTCATTTTCCTGTAAAGTTAAGACGTTGTCAGCTATAGGATATGGTCATTATTAGAACTGGCTAGTCAACTAACTTAACGTTACTAGCTAGCTTACAAGCTAGAAACTACCAAATATATTGTTCAGAAagttgcctggtttgctagattgacatacagtgcattcggaaagtattcagacccagtaacttccacattttgttacgttacagccttattctaaaatgtattttttattaaaaataaTTCCCTCAATCTCCACACAActccccataatgacgaagtgaaaacaggttgTTATAATTTTTCAAGTGTATAAAAATctaaaacattacatttacataagtattcagacccttcactcagtactttgttgaagaacctttggctgCGATTATAACCTTGAGTGTTCTTTGGcacaatcttggcacacctgtatttagggagttactcccattcttctcaagctttgacaggttggatggggagtgtcgctgcacagctattttcaggtctctccagagatgttcgatcgggttcaagtccgggatctggctgggccactcaaggacattcagagtcccgaagccactcctgcgttgccttggctgtgtgcttcgggtcgttgtcctgttggaagatgaaccttcatcccagtccgaagtcctgagtgctctggagcaggttttcatccaggatctctctgttctttgctccattcatctttccctcgatcctgactagtctaccaCTCCCTGccgctgaggagtggcttctgtctgtccactctaccataaaggcctgattggagtGCTACGGAGATGgatatccttctggaaggttctcccatttccacagaggaactctggagctctgtcagagtgaccatcgggctcTAGGccacctcccagaccaaggcccttctcccctgattgctcagtttggacgggcggccagctctaggaagggtcttggtggttccaaacttattccatttaaaaatAACGGaagccactatgttcttggggaccttcaatgctgcagatattttttagtacccttccccagatatgtgcctctacacaatcctgtctcgaagctctacggacaattcatcaaacctcgtggcttggtttttgctctgacatgcacggtcaacaaagggacctttatatagacaggtgtgtgccttttcaaattaagtccaatcaattgaatttaccacaggttgactccaatcaagttgtagaaacatcaaggataatcaatggaaacaggatgcaccagagctcaattttgagtctcatagcagagGGCCTGAACATGTTAGTAAAGAAGGTATGTTATTTTAACAAATTTGCAAAACAAATCTAAAAACCGGTTCACTTTTTTATTATGGTGTGTGTAGATTtgagatgtttttatttatttaatccattttagaataaggctgtaattaaacaaaatgtggaaaaagtcaagtggtctgaatactttcccaaattCACTGTACACTAAATTCCTTTTTAAACAGATGGGTTTATTGGCTTTAAAATACACCAGTTAAgctattttggaccaccaggctgctgatgtcatgtAGACTGTCGTTTTGAtgtttatactttttcataaCGACAAGTTTGTAGTTGGatgacaatagaatgttcatgatgtcactgcgacaactgtatACAGACAGATGTGTCGATAGATGTAGTATAAACCAGtgtttagtcttgaaatctttggttgtacactacagtactcactgtttagcacatggaCTCACaagtgaatccttaaagagattgGTGAGGCTTAAGCTGGAATGTTGCTAAATAGGTGTAgacaaagagctctccagtaggtgaaccaaaacattcaaggacaATTTTCTCAAAAGTAAAGtaacaagtttatcaactttcaaaacagaattactttcccattgttcctcaactatagtgtgtgatataccattttctagctctgagtctacttttatccaatgtaaaaaacaccattcaaattttgctacatgaCCCAATCAAGTCAGTCGGTCGGTCACATATTTTACAGCTATTTATAAATTAATTACCTGTTGTACTGGATGAACACCAGGTTCCAAATCTCCAGCACATTGGGGTCGTCCATATTGACCAGGTGGGCTGCATCTCTCCCCCCGATGCGGTCAAAATGGATCTCACTGCAGGGCCCACAAGGACCTGTGTCCCCCATCTCCCAGAAGTTATCCTTCATGCTGCCGGGTATAATACGAGCCTCGTCCATTCTGTCACCCAGGGAGGAGACACAGGTAaaacaggggtgtattcattagtcatATTCCcttaaaaaatatttttc
This window harbors:
- the aars1 gene encoding alanine--tRNA ligase, cytoplasmic is translated as MDSLLPAAQIREKFIDFFRCHEHQYVHSSATIPLDDPTLLFANAGMNQFKPIFLNTIDPSHPMARLKRAANTQKCIRAGGKHNDLDDVGKDVYHHTFFEMLGSWSFGDYFKHLACTMALELLTKEFGIPIERLYVTYFGGHEEAGLDPDLECKQIWLDLGMDEARIIPGSMKDNFWEMGDTGPCGPCSEIHFDRIGGRDAAHLVNMDDPNVLEIWNLVFIQYNRESETELKPLPKKSIDTGMGLERLVSVLQNKMSNYDTDLFIPYFQAIQKGTGARDYTGKVGVEDVDGIDMAYRVLADHARTITIALSDGGRPDNTGRGYVLRRILRRAVRYSHEKLGAQKGFFATLVDVVVESLGDAFPELKKDPDMVKDIINEEEEQFLKTLSRGRKILDRKIQSLGDSKTIPGDTAWLLYDTYGFPLDLTALIAEERGMMVDVAAFEEEKKAAQVKSQGKGSGDEDHIMLDIYAIEDLRNKGIAATDDVLKYSYSADDSGKYVFEQAVSTVLALRRERAFVDEVTTGQECGVLLDKTSFYAEQGGQSFDEGYMLREDDSVDDRMEFTVKNTQVRGGYVLHVGTVYGTLKVGDNVILHVDEARRRPIMSNHTATHILNFALREVLGEADQRGSLVAPDRLRFDFTAKGALSTEEVRRTEEIACTMIRDAKPVYAMDTPLAAAKAIQGLRAVFDETYPDPVRVVSIGTPVADLLADPSSTAGSCTSIEFCGGTHLRNSGHAAPFVIVSEEAIAKGIRRIVAVTGAEAQKAHRKADALRQSLSALGDKVKIQTAPNKDVQKEIADMTEFLGMAVISQWQKDKMREALKGLKKTMDDLDRASKADVQKRVLEKTKEMIDSSPNQLLVVMEMESGASAKALNESLKLLKTQSPQTAAMLFTVDNDAGKIICLCQVPQDVANRGLKASEWVQELCPLMDGKGGGKDMSAQATGRNTHCIEEALQMANQFAQLKLSENK